TCTCCTCGGCGAACACCGGCGTCTCGTCGATGTTGAGTCGCACGTACAAGGCCAGCGCGATCAACACCGCGCTGATCAGGAACGGCACCCGCCAGCCCCACTGCAGGAACTCGGGGCTGTATTCGCCGATCGTGACGTTCACGCCCAGGAAGGTGAGGCTGCTCAGCACCCCGGCGACACCGCCGCCGAGCAGGGTGAACATGCCGTACCGGCCCCGCCTGCCGCCGGGCGCATATTCGGCGCTCAGCAGGGCCGACCCGGCCCATTCGCCGCCCACCGCAAACCCCTGCAACAGCCGCAGGCCCATCAGGATCAACGGCGCTGCCATCCCGATGGATGCGGTGCTGGGAACCAGGCCCACGCTCACGGTGGCCACGGCCATGATCATCAGCGTGGTGACGAGCGTCTTCTTGCGGCCCAGCCGGTCGCCGAAGTACCCGAAGACGGCCGCGCCGATGGGGCGGGAGAGGAATGCGGTGGCGAAAGTTCCCATCGAGGCGACCATGGCCACGCCAGGAGTGAGGTTCGGGAAGAACACGGCGGGAAACACCAACGCCGCCGCGGTGCCGTAGATCAGGAAGTCATAGAACTCGATTGCCGAACCGACCAGGCACGAGATCGCGACCCGCGTCATCGGTGTGGCGCGCGGCTGGTCCGCGATCGTCGTCACAGCGCCGGCTGGGCGCATCGACTCACCCATGGCACATCCCTACTGTCCCCTTGGCGTGTATGCCTGCATGTCCACAAACGAAATTATGCGAAGCTGTGAACTCTCGCTCGTCCGAAAGCCTGGCAATATCCTGCGTGTCACTTAAAGTTCCAGCTGGCAACCCATCTTGTGATCTGTTGGTTACCCGACCGGTATGACAGCTCTAAACCTGCATACCAGAAACGGCGTGGCGTCTCATCCCTCGGACAGCAACTGCTTCTTGACGACCTTGCCCATCGCGTTTCGCGGCAACGCATCCACCAGCCGCACCTCACGTGGTCGCTTGTGAATCGAAAGATCTTGGGCGACAAAGTTAATCAGCTCGTCTGCGTTGAGATCGGCGGAACCGACGATGAACGCGACGATGCGCTGGCCCAGGTCCTCGTCGGGCATGCCGACAACGGCCGCTTCCTGCACACCAGGATGGCCGAGTAACGACGTTTCGATTTCGCCTGCGCCAATGCGATATCCGCCCGATTTGATCAAGTCGACCGACTCGCGGCCCACGATCCGATGCATGCCCTCGGCGTCGACGACCGCGACATCGCCGGTGCGGTACCAACCGCCGGCGTCGAAAACCTCGGCGGTGGCCTCCGGCCGATTCAAATACCCGTCGAACAGCGTCGGCCCCCGAACCTGAAGCTTTCCAACGGTTTCGCCGTCATGCGGGACGGGGTCGCCGGCGTCGTCGAGCAGTCTGGTCTCAATTCCGGCCAGCGGCAGGCCGACCCAGCCCGGGCGGCGCTCGCCGTCGGCTCGCGTCGACACCGTGATCAACGACTCCGAGGCGCCGTACCGTTCGATAGGCCGGTGCCCGGTCAGCTGTTCCAGCCGGTCGAACACCGGTACCGGCAGCGCCGCGCTACCGGACACCAGGAGCCGGGCCGAACGCAGTGCCTCGGCGGCGGCCTGATCAGCCGCCACGCGCGACCACACCGTCGGCACCGCGAAGTAGAGGGTGCCGCCGGATTCCGAACGAGCCTGGGCATAGCCGGCCGGTGTGGGCTTTCCGGTGTGCACGAAGCGGTTTCCGACCCGCAACGACCCGAGCAGACCCAGCACCAGGCCGTGGATATGAAACAGCGGCAATCCGTGCACCAGCACGTCGTCGGCCGTCCACTGCCAGGCCTGCGCCAGGGCATCGATGTCGGCGGCGATGGCGGAGCGGCTCACCACCACGCCCTTGGGTGCTCCCGTGGTGCCCGAGGTGTACATGACCATCGCGGTGGCCTCGGGCGCCGGCTCGGGATAGCGGTGCCAGGAGCGGGCGTGTAGCCGCACCGGGATGTGCGGCAAGCCTTCGGACGCCGAGTCTTGCGGGGGCTCTGCCCCGAGCCAGGCCTGCGCTCCCGAGTCCGTCAGCATGTGCCGTCGTTCGGCCGCGCCCACATCGGAGGGCACCGGCACGAACGGCACGCCGGCGACCAGGCAGCCGGTGACCGCCAGCACGGTCGACACGCTGGGGGTGGCCAGGACCGCGACCAGGCCCGCGCCACCGACACGTTCGGCGACCGCCGTCGCACCACCGACCAGGTCGCTTCGGCTCAGTGCCGTGCCGTCGATCCTGACCGCATCGGCAATGTCGGTGGCGGTGACAGCAGCGGGGTTCAGCGATTCCAGCAGCATTTCAGCAGGCTACCCAGACACCGCGGCGACGGAGCGTCAGGCCTGCTCGTCCCAGAGCTTCATCAGCGTGGACAGGATCTCCTCGCCGCGGCCCAAGCCGGCCAGATGGCTTTCGCCGGGCAGCACGAACAGCTCGCCGTCGGCCAGCTTGGACACCACGTGCTGTCCGTGGGCGAAGGGCACGATGTGGTCGTGGTCGCCGTGCCACCAGCGGACCGGGACCTTGACCTCGTCGAGACGAAATCCCCAGTCTCGGGTGAACAGGATCACGTCGTTGAAGGGAGCCGCCAGCTGCTTGCGGCTGCCGTTGAGCAGGTCGTCGAGGAACATTGCCCCGAACTCGGGGCGGGTCAGCAGGCGTCGGTCGGCTTCCGGCGAGATCGCCGCATACAGGAACAACGCGGAATTCGCGACCGGACGGATCGCCCGGACCAGCAGGCTCGCGCCGATCCGCAGCGGGTCACCGCCCAGCTGCAGCAGCGGCGCCATCCGCTTGCCCAGGTTCATCAGACCGCTGGTGATCCCTTCGTCACCGACGAACGGCGCGACCCCACCGAGCACCCCGGCAGCCACGACGCGGTCGGACAGCACCGCAGCGCAGGCAAGTGCGTAGGGACCGCCGCCGGACAGGCCGATGACAGCCATCTTGTCGATACCGAGCGTGTCCGCGATCGTCCGCAAGTCGTCAGCGAACGCCCGGATGTTCTCGTAGCGGTGCGGCGTCGACGAGCCGATCCCGGGGCGGTCCAGGCCGATGAGCCGGATGCCGTGATCTTCGGCGTAGACGCGGGCCTCGGTCGGAATCTGGCGGCGGGCGCCTGGTGTGCCGTGCAGCCAGAACACCGCCCGCCCTTGCGGGTCACCGAATTCGGCGAACCCGATCTGACGGTCTTCGCCGACCGCGACGTTTCCTTCTAGCTTGGGCCGGGCGATTTCGAAGACCATGTCAGCAGCTTGGCATGTGACGAACTGTTTACCAAAGGCTCACGCTGGAAGACCGATGGCCATCGGCTCCATGTACTGGTGTATTCCGCCGATTCCACCGCCCTCGCGGCCCAATCCGCTGAGTTTGAAGCCGCCGAACGGCGCGCCCCCCGGAGTAGCGCCGTTGACGGCGATCTGGCCGGTACGGATGCGGCGCGCCACGCTGACGGCGCGGTCCACGTCGGCGCCCCACACCGCGCCCGAAAGGCCGTACCGGGAGTTGTTGGCGATCGCGACGGCGTCGTCGTCGTCGCGATAGCGCAGCACCGCCAACACCGGGCCGAAGACTTCCTCCTGTGCGATCGTCGAATTCGGCTCGACGTCGGTGAGAATCGTTGGCTCGAAGTAGAATCCGACGTCCAACCCGGGCGGACGGCCGCCGCCGGTCGCCAGCTTCGCACCGTCGCGCAGGGCGCCGGCGACGTGCGCCTCGACCCGCTCCCGCTGCGCCGCGCTGATCAGCGGACCCATCTGCGCCTCGGGATCGGCGGGGTCGCCCACCTTGACCGCGCGGGCCAGTGCGACGAGTCGATCGACGACGTCGTCGTGCAGCGAATCGGGAAGCAGCAGCCGGCTGTGCAGGACGCAGGCCTGTCCGGCGTGCAGCGAACAGGACTGGAACAGCATCTGCTGCAGCATTTCGTCGGTGACTTCGGCGTCGTCGAGGACGATGCTCGCCGACTTACCACCCAATTCCAGCAGGATCCGCTTCATCGTGTCGCCGGCGGCGGACATGACCTGCCGGCCGACCACCGAGCTGCCGGTGAAGCTCACCATGTCGATCCGCGGATCGGTGGTGAGCAGCTTGGCCGCCTCGACTCCCGACGGGGTGACGACATTGACCACGCCGGGCGGGATGTCGGTGTGCTCGTCGATGATCCGCGCCAGCGCCAGCCCGGCCAGCGGCGTCAAGGGAGAGGGTTTGAGCACGACCGTATTGCCCGCGGCCAACGCGTGATTCAGTTTCATGACGTTGAGACAGTGCGGAAAGTTCCACGGCGTCAGTACCGACACCACGCCCAGCGGCTCATGACGCAGCAACGTGGTTCCGGCGCCCATCCCCCGGACCTCTTGATCGGTCAGCTGGGTGGCGAGCTGGGCGGCATGCATCGACATGAACGCCGCGCCGTCGATTTGCATCGTGCGCTCATTCGCGACGCAGCCCCACTCCACCTGGGACAGTGCGTAGAAGTCGTCGGCGTGCTTGCGCAGCGCGTCGCCCAGCTGGTTGAGACAACCGCCGCGCCGCTCGGCGCTCATCGTGGTCCACGGCCCGCTGTCGAAGGCCCGCCGCGCGGCGCCGATCGCCGCATCGACCTGGGCCACGCTCGCGTCGGGTGCCGTCGCGATGGTCTGCTCACTGGCCGGGGAGATGTCGTCGTAGCGACCGTCGCCCGGCTCGACCCAGTTGCCGTCGATGTAGAGCTGGTACGTGTCGACAAGGGTTTTCGGAGTTCGTAGCTCGGCCATCTGCATCCTCACCGAAAGTCGGTCATCCAAACACCTGGTGTACACCCATGCCCATGTGAGGTCAATCACCAACCTCGTGAATTCCCCGCTATTACACCGCGTTGCAGGTGTATTGACAGGGCCACGCGGCCCAGAGTAGACACAACGTCGCAGGACACATTGTGGCAATATGTCGGATGGCGATCACGCTGGAGCCCTGAGGAGGCTGGCCGTGCAGACCGCTTTTCCACTGCACTCCCCCGACTTCTATGCGGGCGATCCCTACCCGGCGTACCGGGAGCTGCGCGCGAGCGCGCCGGTGTGCTGGAACGACGTCACCAAATTCTGGGCGCTGCTGAAATACGAAGACATCCGCTTCGTGTCGAGCAATCCAGCCCTGTTCACCTCCACCCGGGGCATCACCATTCCGGATCCGCAGGTGCCGAACCCGGTACAAGAGGGCAGTCTCATCTTCACCGACCCGCCGCGGCACCGGCAGATGCGCAAGCTGATCAACTCGGGATTCACCCGGCGCCGGGTTTCGGTGCTCGAGCCGAAGATCCGCGAGATCGTGGCGGGCATTCTCGACGACATCGAGCCCGGTTCCGTCCACGAGTTCGCCGAAGAGATCGCCGCTGGGCTGCCCACCCGGATGATCGCCGAGCTGATCGGTGCCCCGCCCGATGACTGGGAGCAATTCCGGGCCTGGTCGGACGCGGCCACCGGAACGGCCGATCCGGAGATCGAACTCGACCCGTTGGTCGCGGCGGGGCAACTCTACGACTACTTCCAGAAGCTGATCGCCGTGCGGCGCGGCGAGCCGCGTGACGATCTACTGTCGGTGTTGGCCGGCGCCGAGATCGATGAGCGGAGCCTCACCGACGAAGACCTGCTCAACTTCGCGTTCCTGCTGCTGGTCGCCGGGAACGAAACCACCCGCAATCTGATCGCGCTCGGCACCCTCGCGCTGATCACACATCCCGACCAGCGTCGCCTGCTGGTCGAGGACCCGATGCTGATCCCGGCTGCCGTCGAAGAGATGTTGCGGTGGAATAGCCCGGTGGTCCATATGGCACGCACCGCCACCGCCGACGTCGAGATTCGTGATCAACGGATCAAGGAAGGCGAGGTGGTGGTGATGCTGTATGGCTCGGCGAACCGGGACGAGGACGTATTCGGTTCCGACTCAGAAGAATTCAAAGTGACCAGGCACCCGAACCCGCACATCGCATTCGGTTGCGGTGAACATTCCTGCATCGGTGCGCAACTGGCGCGCCTGGAGGCCACGGTCATGTTCGAGGAACTGCTGCGACGCTTCCCGACGATCGAGCTCGCCGGTGCGGTGGACCGAATGCGGGCCACGATGGTGCCCGGGGTGAAACGCATGCCGGTGCGACTCGGGGCACAACGTGACAGCATCGCCATGGCGGGTTTGGGCCTGCCGCGAGCACCTCGTGCCCTTCAGGCTGCCCAACAAGATCAGGAAAAGTCAGGAGGATCGAGCAAGTGACCGACCAAGACACCGAGTTCCTCGCCAAGTTGCGTGGGCTTGTCGACCAGCCCACCGGCGGCTCCGAAAAGCCAACGGTGGCACCGGATCCGGTGAACCAGCCGATGATCCGGCATTGGGCTTACGCGCTCGACGACATGAACCCGGTCTACCTCGATCCGGAGTTCGCGGCCGCGTCGCGGTTCGGCGGCATCGTGTCACCGCCCGTCATGCTGCAAACCTGGACGATGCCCTCGCCCAAGCTGGAGGGGATCGGGGAACGGGGCGGGGCGCCGATGGAGATCAAGGACAACCCCACGGCGTTCCTCGACGAGGCCGGTTACAGCAGCACCGTAGCGACCAACTCGGAGTTCGAGATCGAACGCTATCCCCGCCTTGGCGACGTGATCAGCGCGACATCGGTGTTCGAGGAAGTCTCCGAAGAGAAGAAGACGGCCAAGGGATCCGGCTTCTTCCTGACCTGGGTCATCACCTACACCGACCAGAACGGCGAAGTGCTCGGCCGGCAGCGATTCCGGGTGCTGCGCTTCAGGCCGGAGAGCTGATGACCGCCCGACTGGCACCGGCCATCAGTGCGGACACCGAATTCTTCTGGAGCGGGCTGCGCGAGCACAAGCTGCTGATCCAGCGCTGCAAGGGATGCGGAACGCTGCGCAATCCGGCGCGGCCCATGTGTCCCAACTGCCGTTCGCTGGAGTGGGAGGCCATCGAATCCTCGGGCCGTGGCACGGTTTACAGCTACGTTATGCCGCACGAACCAAAGTTCCCGTTCTTCGAGTATCCCTACATCGTCGTGCTGGTGGAACTCGCCGAAGGGGTGCGGCTGGTGTCGAACCTGTGCGAGATCGACCCCGCGGACGTCACGGTCGGGATGGCGGTCGAGGTTTTCTACCGGGCTTTCGATAACGACCTCGTGCTGCACCAGTTCCGGCCGAGCACCTAGGCGATGGGTCATGGACCTCACCTTCACCGAAGAACGAGACACCATCGGCAAGCTGGCCCGCGAACTGTTCGAGCGCCGCACCACCCCTGAGCTACTCACCGAACTCGAAGCCTGCGCCGCCGCGCAGCTGGCCGGTATCGGCTGCACCTACACCTCGGGAGGACATCGATGACGACGACCGCAAACCGCACCACCACCCTGAAGTGGGCCGACATCGCGATAGGCGACGCGGTCGCTCCGCTCGAAATCCCGATCACCACAACGATGATCGTGGCCGGTGCGATCGCCTCGCGTGACTTCATGCCGGTGCACCACGACGTCGAGTACGCCAAGAAGCAAGGCTCGCCCAACCTGTTCATGAACATCCTGACCACCAATGGGTATTGCGTGCGCTTCCTCACCGACTGGGCCGGTCCCGAAACAATGGTCAAGAATCTCTCGATTCGGCTTGGCGTTCCGTGCTTCCCGGACGACCCGCTGCATTTCACCGGCAGCGTGACCGGCAAGACCGAAGGGACCGGCGGTGAGAACTTCGTCGAGGTCACCTTCAAGGGCTCCAACAGCCTTGGCGATCATGTCTCGGGCACCGCGATTCTCAGCCTGCTCGACGAAGCCTTCAAAAAGGCCCGAGCATGAGTCCGCTACCCGGTAGCTGCGCGATCGTCGGGATCGGCCAGACCGAGTTCTCCAAGGAATCCGGGCGCAGCGAGCTGCAATTGGCGTGCGAGGCGGTCAGCGCGGCGCTCGACGATGCGGGCCTGGCGCCCAGCGACGTCGACGGCATGGTCACCTTCACGATGGACTCCAGCGACGAGATCGACATCGCTCGAAATGTGGGCATCGGCGACCTCAGCTTTTTTTCTCGCGTCCATCACGGCGGTGGCGCGGCAGCCGGCACGGTGGTGCATGCGGCCATGGCCGTCGCGAGCGGCGTCGCCGACGTGGTGGTGTGCTGGCGCGCCTTCAACGAGCGTTCCGGGTTTCGGTTCGGCGGTAGCGGACGCAGCATGGCAGAGACCCCGCTGTTCATGGCGCACTACGCGCCATTCGGATTGCTCACTCCCGCAGCGTGGGTCGCGATGCACGCCCAGCGGTACATGTCGACCTACGGCGTCACCAACGAGGATTTCGGCCGTATCGCCGTCGTCGACCGCACCCACGCGGCCACCAACCCCGACGCCTGGTTCTACCAGCGCCCGATCACCTTGGAAGACCACCAGAATTCCCGCTGGATCGTCGAACCCGTACTGCGACTGCTGGATTGCTGTCAGGAAAGTGACGGCGGAGTCGCAGTGGTAGTGACCAGCGCCGAACGCGCTCGCGACCTACGCCAACCGCCCGCGATCATCACCGCCGCCGCGCAGGGCGCCGCCGCGAACGGGGAGATGATGACCAGCTACTACCGCGACGACATCACCGGGCTTCCGGAGATGGGCGTGGTAGCCGACCGGCTGTGGCGCGACTCGGGTCTCAAACCTCAGGATATCCAAACAGCCTTCATCTACGACCATTTCACGCCCTTCGTGTTCACCCAGCTCGAAGAGCTCGGGTTCTGCGGGCGTGGCGAAGCCAAAGACTTCGCCACCGTCGAGCGGCTGTCGCTGGGTGGGGAATTCCCGATCAACACCAATGGCGGGTTGCTCGGCGAGGCCTACATCCACGGTATGAACGGCATTACCGAGGGCGTGCGCCAGGTCCGCGGCACGTCGTGCAACCAAGTCGACAACGTCGAACACGTGTTGGTCACCTCCGGCACCGGAGTGCCCACCAGTGGCTTGATTCTCGCGCCGGCGGGGTAGGCGCGTCGTAGAGGGGAGGACATGGTGACGCAGGCTTCCGCGCTGACCCAGGCGACCGACACCCGCGACCTGATCGTCGAGTCCGCGATCGCCTGTTTCGGTAAACAGGGCATGCAGAAGGCGACGATCGTCGACATCGCCAAGCGGGCCGGGGTGTCCCGCAGCACCATCTACGAATACTTCAGCGACAAGGCCTCCGTCGTGGAGGCCTGCGCCGAACACGCGTCGCGGCGGTTCTATCTCGAGATGACCAAGGCGATGGGTCGGGACAACACCCTCGAGGACAAGCTTTGTTCGGCAGCGGTATTCGTGACCCAGGCGCGGCAGGTCATGGCATCCGAGAAGTACTTCGACGAGGATGCCGTCAGCCTGCTGCTGACCAAGGACGCCGCGGTGCTGCTGCGCGAATGTGTCGATTTCTTCGCCCCACACTTGTCCGCCGCCAAGCTGACGGGCGAGGTCCGCAAAGACCTCGACGTCGAGGCCGCCGGTGAATGGTTCGCGCGCATCCTGTTCTCACTGTTCAGCACGCCGTCCTCGACCCTGGATATGGACAATCCCGAAGTCGCAGCGGAATTCGTGCGTGCGCACGTGGTGCGCGGGTTCGCCAGCGAACGCCCGCGGCCGCGCCGCGCCCAGTAGCCGGCGCACAGTCAGTGCCCGCGTTGCGCCAACGCCCGCAGGAAGAACGTCAGGTTGGCCGGGCGTTCGGCGAGCCGGCGCATGAAGTAGCCGTACCACTGGGTGCCGAACGGCACGTATACCCGAACCTGGTTACCGGCGTCGGCCAGTCGGCGCTGCTCGTCGTCTCGGATACCGTACAGCATCTGGTACTCGAAATCGCCGGTACGACGGCCTGATTCGCCGAGCATGGCCGGCACCGCCTCGATAATCGCGGGATCGTGCGAGGCGACCATCGGATATCCCGAACCGACCATCAGCACCCGCAGGCAGGCCAGATAGGAATCGGTGACCTCGTCTCGGCCCCGGTAGGCCACCGATGCCGGCTCGTCGTAAGCACCCTTGCAGAGCCGGATTCGGGCCCCGGAAGCGGCGAATTCCCGGCAATCGCCCAGCGTGCGCTTCAGGTACGCCTGCAAAACCGTGCCCAGCCAAGGAAATTCGGATCGCAGATCGCGCACGATGGACAGCGTCGAATCGGTGGTGGTGTGGTTCTCGGCGTCTATCGTCACCCACACACCGGCCCGCTGCGCGGCCTCGCAGATCGACCACGCGTTCTGCCGGGCGATCTTGTCACCGTCGCGCTCCAGCGACTGCCCCAGCGCCGACAACTTGACCGAGACCTCCAGCGGGCGGATATCCTCGATCGAGGGCTCGCCCAGCCGGCCCAACTTCTCGATCAGGTCGAGGTAGATCTGTACGGCGGCGTCGGCGCCGTCAGCGTCGGCGACGTCCTCGCCCAGATAGTCGACGCTGACGAAATGGCTCGAATTACGCAGGGCGGCAACGCTATTCAGCGCGGAGTCGATCGTCTCGCCGGGCACGAATCGGTGCACCACCCGCCGGGTGACCGGCATCCCTTCGGCGGCGCGGCGCAACCCTTGACGACGGCTGGCGGCCATGATCGCCGGCCGCAGGGTGTTGGCGAACACGCGGGCCATCAGTCGGACCCCATGTGCGGGTAGGTGTACTGCGTGGCCGGGACGAACGTCTCCTTGATGGTGCGGGCCGACGTCCAGCGCAACAGATTCAGTATCGACCCGGCCTTGTCGTTGGTACCCGAGCCGCGTGAACCGCCGAACGGCTGGCGCCCGACGACGGCACCGGTCGGCTTGTCGTTGACGTAGAAGTTGCCGGCCGCGAAGCGCAACCGGTCCTGCGCGGTGAGCACGGCCTGGCGATCGTCGGCGATCACCGCGCCGGTCAGCGCGTAGCGCGACCCGGTGTCGATCACGTCGAGGATGCGTTCGTAGGAGTCGTCGGGGTAGACATGTACCGAGAGCAGCGGGCCGAAGTATTCGGTTGAAAACGCTTCGTCGGTGGGGTCGTCGGACAGCAGCACGGTCGGTCGGACGAAATAGCCGACACTGTCGTCGTATTCGCCACCGGCCGCCACGGTGACACCGGCCGCGCTCTTGGCGCGCTCGATGGCGGTGACGTTCTTGATGAAGGCCCTGCTATCGATCAGCGCTCCCCCATAGTTGGTGAGGTCGGTGACGTCGCCGTAGCTCAGTCCGGCTGTCGCGCCGAGGAAGTCGTCGCCCATGCGCTGCCACACCGAATGCGGAATGAAGGCCCGCGACGCGGCAGAGCACTTCTGGCCCTGGTAGTCGAATGCCCCGCGAATCAGCGCCGTGCATAACACATCCGGGCGCGCCGAGGCGTGCGCGACCACGAAGTCCTTGCCGCCGGTCTCGCCGACCAGCCGCGGATAGCTATGGTAGCGGCCGATATTGGTGCCCACCTGCTGCCACAGGTGCTGGAAGGTGGCCGTCGATCCGGTGAAGTGGATACCAGCCAGGCGTGGATCGGCCAGTGCCACATCGGAAACCGCAAGGCCATCTCCGGTGACCAGGTTGATCACCCCGGGCGGTAATCCGGCGGCCTCGAGCAGTTGCATTGTCAGATACGCCGACAGCGTCTGGGTGACCGACGGCTTCCACACCACGGTGTTGCCCATCAGCGCGGGCGCCGTCGGCAGGTTGCCCGCGATCGAGGTGAAGTTGAACGGCGTGATCGCGTAGACGAAGCCGTCCAGCGGGCGGTATTCGCTGCGGTTCCATTCCCCCGGTCCGCTGACCGGCTGTTGCGCCAGGATCTGACGGGCAAACGCCACGTTGAACCGCCAGAAGTCGATCTGCTCGCACGGAGAATCGATCTCGGCCTGGTAGACGGACTTGGACTGGCCGAGCATCGTCGCGGCGGCGATCTTCTCCCGCCACGGACCGGCCAGCAGGTCCGCGGCCCGCAGGAACACCGCGGCGCGCTCGTCGAAAGGCATTGCGGCCCAATCGTTCTTCGCGGCCATCGCGGCCTCGATGGCCGCCGTCGCGTCGACGTGCCCGGCGTTGGTCAGGGTGCCCAGCGTGGCGGCGTGCCGGTGCGGCGCGACGACGTCGATGCGTTCACCGTCGCCCATCCGGTGCTTACCGCCGATGACGTGCGGGAGATCGATCGGGTGATCGGCCAGCTTGGCCAGTTCGATATGCAGGCGGGCGCGTTCGGGCGACTGCGGGGCGTAGTCGTGGACCGGCTCGTTGACCGGGGCCGGCACCTGGGTGATCGCATCCATGCTGCCCAGGGTCCTCGGCGTGGCCGCTCATTCTGTTAGCCGATCGGACAAGATATGCGCTTGAGCGCAGTAAGATCGGACAACATGCGGGTGCCCGGCGTTGGATTGGGCGAGCTACTGCTCGCCCTGGATGCGACGCTGGTCAGCCTGGTAGACGCCCCGCGCGGCCTGGACCTGCCGGTGTTATCGGCAGCGCTGATCGATTCCGACGACGTCCGGCTGGGTCTGGCGGCGGCCACGGGTTCCGCAGATGTGTTCTTCCTGCTGGGCGTCGGCGACGACGAGGCGTTGCGCTGGATCGACAAGCAAGCGCGCGAGCGCGCCCCGGTGGCGATCTTCGCCAAGGAACCGTCGACCGCGCTGGTGGCCAACGCCGTCGCGGTCGGGTCGGCGGTGGTCGCCGTCGAACCGCGGGCCCGCTGGGAGCGGCTCTACCAATTGGTCAACCACGTCTTGGAGCACCACGGGGATCGCGCCGATCCGATGGAAGACTCCGGCACCGATCTGTTCGGCTTGGCACAGTCGCTGGCCGACCGCATCCACGGCATGGTCAGCATCGAGAATGCCCAGTCCCACGTGCTCGCCTACTCGGCCTCCAACGACGAAGCCGACGAGCTGCGCCGGCTTTCCATCCTGGGCCGAGCCGGACCGCCCGAGCATCTGGAGTGGATCGGCCAGTGGGGCATCTTCGACGCCCTGCGGGCCGGCGACGAGGTGGTGCGGGTCGAGGAGCGTCCGGAATTGGGCTTGCGTCCGCGGCTGGCGATCGGGATCTATCAGCGCCCGGCCGGGCCGCGCCGTCCGCCGGTGTTCGCGGGCACCATCTGGGTGCAACAGGGATCGGCGCCGCTGGCCGACGATGCGGAGGAAATCCTGCACGGCGCGGCCGTGCTGGCGGCGCGGATCATGTTCCGGCTGGCGGCCCGGCCGTCCATGCACGTGCGGCGAGTGCAGCAGTTGCTCGGCCTGACCGACCCGGACGCAACCACAGCGCCGGCCGACGTGGCCGGGATCGCCCGCGAACTCGGCCTGGCCGCCGACGGTACGGCCGCGCTGATCGCCTGGGACACTACGGGCACCGGGTCCCGTCACGCCCGGCTCTCCGACGTTTTGGCGTTGAGTGCCAGCGCTTTTCGTCGAGACGCTCAAATCGCTTCGCGGGGTTCGCGAATGTATGTGCTGCTGCCCCAGACGTCGACGGGCCGGTCGGTCACGTCGTGGGTCCGCGGCACGATCAGCGCGTTGCGCACCGAACTCGGTGTCGAGCTGCGGGCCGCCATCGCGGCGCCGGTCGCCGGCCTGGCCGGGATCGCGGGGGCGCGCAGTGAGGTCGATCGTGTACTC
The DNA window shown above is from Mycobacterium sp. Aquia_216 and carries:
- a CDS encoding alpha/beta fold hydrolase gives rise to the protein MVFEIARPKLEGNVAVGEDRQIGFAEFGDPQGRAVFWLHGTPGARRQIPTEARVYAEDHGIRLIGLDRPGIGSSTPHRYENIRAFADDLRTIADTLGIDKMAVIGLSGGGPYALACAAVLSDRVVAAGVLGGVAPFVGDEGITSGLMNLGKRMAPLLQLGGDPLRIGASLLVRAIRPVANSALFLYAAISPEADRRLLTRPEFGAMFLDDLLNGSRKQLAAPFNDVILFTRDWGFRLDEVKVPVRWWHGDHDHIVPFAHGQHVVSKLADGELFVLPGESHLAGLGRGEEILSTLMKLWDEQA
- a CDS encoding aldehyde dehydrogenase family protein; its protein translation is MAELRTPKTLVDTYQLYIDGNWVEPGDGRYDDISPASEQTIATAPDASVAQVDAAIGAARRAFDSGPWTTMSAERRGGCLNQLGDALRKHADDFYALSQVEWGCVANERTMQIDGAAFMSMHAAQLATQLTDQEVRGMGAGTTLLRHEPLGVVSVLTPWNFPHCLNVMKLNHALAAGNTVVLKPSPLTPLAGLALARIIDEHTDIPPGVVNVVTPSGVEAAKLLTTDPRIDMVSFTGSSVVGRQVMSAAGDTMKRILLELGGKSASIVLDDAEVTDEMLQQMLFQSCSLHAGQACVLHSRLLLPDSLHDDVVDRLVALARAVKVGDPADPEAQMGPLISAAQRERVEAHVAGALRDGAKLATGGGRPPGLDVGFYFEPTILTDVEPNSTIAQEEVFGPVLAVLRYRDDDDAVAIANNSRYGLSGAVWGADVDRAVSVARRIRTGQIAVNGATPGGAPFGGFKLSGLGREGGGIGGIHQYMEPMAIGLPA
- a CDS encoding acyl-CoA synthetase, whose amino-acid sequence is MLLESLNPAAVTATDIADAVRIDGTALSRSDLVGGATAVAERVGGAGLVAVLATPSVSTVLAVTGCLVAGVPFVPVPSDVGAAERRHMLTDSGAQAWLGAEPPQDSASEGLPHIPVRLHARSWHRYPEPAPEATAMVMYTSGTTGAPKGVVVSRSAIAADIDALAQAWQWTADDVLVHGLPLFHIHGLVLGLLGSLRVGNRFVHTGKPTPAGYAQARSESGGTLYFAVPTVWSRVAADQAAAEALRSARLLVSGSAALPVPVFDRLEQLTGHRPIERYGASESLITVSTRADGERRPGWVGLPLAGIETRLLDDAGDPVPHDGETVGKLQVRGPTLFDGYLNRPEATAEVFDAGGWYRTGDVAVVDAEGMHRIVGRESVDLIKSGGYRIGAGEIETSLLGHPGVQEAAVVGMPDEDLGQRIVAFIVGSADLNADELINFVAQDLSIHKRPREVRLVDALPRNAMGKVVKKQLLSEG
- a CDS encoding MFS transporter, which produces MTRVAISCLVGSAIEFYDFLIYGTAAALVFPAVFFPNLTPGVAMVASMGTFATAFLSRPIGAAVFGYFGDRLGRKKTLVTTLMIMAVATVSVGLVPSTASIGMAAPLILMGLRLLQGFAVGGEWAGSALLSAEYAPGGRRGRYGMFTLLGGGVAGVLSSLTFLGVNVTIGEYSPEFLQWGWRVPFLISAVLIALALYVRLNIDETPVFAEEKARDLVPKAPLSEVFRLQGREIFLAAGAMLGTMAFCYMGNTYLAMYAHTHLGYTRSFIWSVGVLSGVVSIASVVISASLCDRVGRRRIMLVGWAASVPWAFVVVPLIDTGKPALYAVAIVGTFAVTGIGSGPTGAFIPELFATRYRYSGSALAVNLAGVIGGALPPLIAGTLLATYGGWSIGAMLAGLALTSLVCTYLLPETRGTAL
- a CDS encoding MaoC family dehydratase, with the protein product MTDQDTEFLAKLRGLVDQPTGGSEKPTVAPDPVNQPMIRHWAYALDDMNPVYLDPEFAAASRFGGIVSPPVMLQTWTMPSPKLEGIGERGGAPMEIKDNPTAFLDEAGYSSTVATNSEFEIERYPRLGDVISATSVFEEVSEEKKTAKGSGFFLTWVITYTDQNGEVLGRQRFRVLRFRPES
- a CDS encoding Zn-ribbon domain-containing OB-fold protein, with amino-acid sequence MTARLAPAISADTEFFWSGLREHKLLIQRCKGCGTLRNPARPMCPNCRSLEWEAIESSGRGTVYSYVMPHEPKFPFFEYPYIVVLVELAEGVRLVSNLCEIDPADVTVGMAVEVFYRAFDNDLVLHQFRPST